The Priestia megaterium NBRC 15308 = ATCC 14581 region CATTCACAATCAATGTCGGTACAACAAGTGTCATTAGTCATACAGGAAGTGCAAAATATAAACGCTTACACAACTGCGTTTTTCTAGGCATTGCTGTGAGACACTTAGATCGCGTTGTGTCAGACATATACGAAGTGTTATAAATCAAAGGAGCGATATAAAAATGAAAAAATTTATTGGGAATCATATGATTTACACATACGAAAACGGATGGGAATATGAAATTTATATCAAAAACGAAAATACAATCGATTACCGTATTCATAGCGGAATGGTGGCAGGACGATGGGTTCGCGACCAGAAAGTAGATATTGTGAAATTAACGGAAGGTGTATATAAAGTATCGTGGACTGAACCGACTGGAACAGATGTATCTTTGAACTTTATGCCTGATGAAAAACGGATGCACGGCATTATCTTCTTCCCAAAATGGGTACATGAACATCCTGAAATTACCGTGTGCTATCAAAATGACCATCTTG contains the following coding sequences:
- a CDS encoding phenolic acid decarboxylase, which produces MKKFIGNHMIYTYENGWEYEIYIKNENTIDYRIHSGMVAGRWVRDQKVDIVKLTEGVYKVSWTEPTGTDVSLNFMPDEKRMHGIIFFPKWVHEHPEITVCYQNDHLDLMHESREKYETYPKYVVPEFADITFIKNVGANNEKVIAQAPYEGMTNDIRAGKLI